The genomic segment CTGATTCGGTCAGCCGGTTCATATACGTATGAAGGTTTTGCCCCATGGCATTCACGCGATTAGCTAATACGCCGAATTCATCATTGCTCTTTAAGGAAATACGGGCGCCGAAGTTGCCATTGGAAATTTCATTGACCTTGCTGACGATTTGATTGAGCGAGCGCACCATGAAGCCGGAAATAAAGTAGCTGCACAGCACCGTCGCCAAAATCAGGCCAAGAGATATTGCGCCTTGAATCAGAACCTGACGCATCAGCGTCTGCTGCAGGGCCGAGTTGTTGAAGGTAATGCTAATGACGTACGGCTTCGATCCCTGGACGGGAATAAAGCTCTTGATGACCTGCTTGCCGTTCAGCTTGCTTTCGATCGTAACGACTTCGTTTTTCTCAATCGCTTTCTGTGTATTTAGGTGATCATTATCCGAATCCTTGTAATAATATTGGCCAAAAATAATGTTGCGAACATCTAGATTATAGACAACGGTCCCATTTTTAATGCTGACAGCAGGCGCTTTGCCGAAGTAGGCAGGATCGAAGCCGGTCACTTCGAGAATATTATTTTTATCACGCAAAATCTGCGCCACGATGGCATCCGCACCATATTTCTTTTTGCTATCCAAAAAAGTTTGCGCATGAATATAAGGATTGATCATATAGTTGGTCGTGCCGTCATAATAGTTGCCCCATTTAAACACTTTTTCGGGGTCGGAGGTGCCGAAGTTGATCGGTCCCGCCCAAAAATGCTCCAGCTTCTGTCCTTCGGGAATCGTGACATTATGCTTCTCGAATAGCTGGGTAAAGGCGGTATACCAGTAGTTCCACGTTTTCGGGCTCATATAAAGCTCATCGGGGTTCGTCGAGCGTACCGATAAAATATCGTCTTTCGTCTTGATCCACAGTGTAATGTGATCAACGCCCAGCTCCTTGCTCAACTGGACCAGCTCGCTGTTGCGGACATTTTTAATATCGGGATCGAGCTTGTTTTGTATCGCAATCGCGACAGCGCGCAGCCGCTCCCCCAGCGCGTCCTCCGTCAACTGGCTGTTCTGCTCGGCCGAGGCGATGGAGACGGCTATCTGATTGCCAATAAAGCGCATTTGCTGCTCTGCGTTCCGTTGCAGCTCATCCTTAGATGAAATATAGTAGATCGTTATATTGAGTAGCAAAATTACGGTAACGGTAACCGATATGAGGCAAACGAGCTTCGCTCTGATCGACAAATCCTATTCCTCCTGGCCATGGTCGCGGATGCTTCTGTATTATTTGACATCTTAAAGGCAAAATCCTTGTTTGTGAGAGGAGATAGAGACTATTTTACTGCTTAAAATAAATTTGGAAAATAGTTATAAATGCTCTATATTGGTGTCAAAGAGTCATAACCGGGGGAGATGCACGATGTTTAGGCTGAAGAAGAACAATGTCATTGTTTTTCTGCTTGTAAGCGCCATTATTGTTTTGGCAGATGCTCTGCTTATGCAGTCGCTATTATTCGTTCAGCATGCTGAGGTGCTCGGTACTGCCATCGTAGCAGATTTTGTGCTGGTCATACCACTGCTGCTCTATTTTCTCGTCTATCGAAAAATAAAAAAGCCGTTGCTGGGCGTGCTGCCCCTCGCGATTGCAGGCTATTTCGCAATTCTGATGCTGATGCCGAAAACAGACAATGTGGCTGTTGTGATCGCAAAGTATACGCTGCTGCCGCTGGAGCTTGCCTTCATCAGCTATGAGCTGTATAAGCTGTACCGTATTGTTAGAGCATTCAAGCGCAATTGGCAGCCGGATGTTCATCCGATGGATACAATAAGGATCAGCCTGCAAACGGTTGTTCGTTCTCCACGCTTAGCAGCCTGGCTTCTTCAGGATATATCCGTCGTTTATTACGCCTTTCTCACTTGGCGACGAAAGCCGTATATCCGCTCGGAGACAGCTGTCTATACTTATCATGAAAATTCCAACTCACTCATTATTGTATTGTTTCTCTCAAAAATTTTGCTGCTGGAGGGCGCAGTGGTCCACTTTCTGTTGGCGCAATGGTCGCCGTTGCTGGCTTGGGTACTGTCTATAGGAAATGTTTGGTTTATCATTTTGCTGGTGGCAAACTACCGTGCAATGCGCCTGAGCCCGATATTAATGAATGATCGAAGCATCCATATCCAGTACGGCATTCAATTGCGGGTGAAAATCGACATCAATAATGTAGCGTCCGTAAAATTGGTATCGCCAGAGGAGTTGAAGGAACGGAGAGAGAAGGAAGGGCAGGCAGCCATTCAGCCGTACGGTGTGGAGCCGAATGTAAGTATTCGCTTGAAGGAGAACTTAGTGGCCTACGGCTTGTTTAGCAGCCAGCGCAGCGTTCGTGAGGTTCATATCTTTATCGATCAGCCGCAAGTGTTTCTGGCGGATTGCCTCTTCCGCATGAGCATTGCGGAGGATTCGCTGCACGTGGAAGGTTAGAAGGGCTAGAAGCATCAGGCAGCAGCATCAGGCATAAAAAAACCGGCTCCGCTGGTGAAGGGCGATCCCTTCAAGCGGAGCCGGAGGCTCTGGTCTTATGCGATTATTGCTCTTTCTTGCGCGACAGCATCGCGAAAGCTCCTACGATAATAAGGGCAATGGCGAGCAGCGGCTGTACGGTGGCAAGTTGTCCCGAGGCAGCGCTCAGCGAGAAAACACCGAAGAACAGCAGCGATAGGACAGTTAAAATGTTGATCGGGATAAGCAGCCACTTGTTGCGGCTGCCAAACCAATAAAATTCAAACAAGCCGACGGCTACCGCCATAATGAAGCCTGGCCACAAAATATGCCACGCCGAGAATAACGTAGAGAGCTGGCAGACGAGCCCGACAGTGAACAAAATGCCTCCCGGAATGAGCAGGCCGACCCCTTTGCCGCCTGTCACGCCGAAATACAGCCAGTGGAAAAATAGTCCCAGCGGGATGATGAACATGCTGGCCCAAAAATTTGCGAAGACAGCGCCTGCTCCAAATGACTGGCCTTGGTTAAAATAAAGAAATACACCAATCAGCATAAGGACAGGGCCGATAATCGATCGCTTTAACATTTTTTGTTATCTCTCCTCTTTTAATTATTTATCCGTTGCTTTTCTTAGCAACAATAGCATAGCACAGGCCCCCGCAGCATGTCGTCATGCTAGAGGTAAAGCCGCAAACTAGACTAAAGTCTAGGCAGCCGGAGGAAACGTCACGGTGTCGGCTCCTTTTCACCAAATTTCCCAACAGATATGGGCGAAAAAGCAGCGTCATGGGCCAGCCCATGTTCGCATATTTATCATAATATGCTACGATGGGCATAGGCATGTAGCTTCTAGCGGAGCTTCTGGCGAAGTCACGGGACGAAGCCGGGTTAAATTGATGGAAAGAAGGAACGGAAATGATCATTATTAAGACCGAAGCGGAAATCAACCGCATGCATGAGGCGGGTAAAATATTGGCGGAATGCCACAGGCAAATTGCCAAGCTCATTCAGCCTGGCATCACGACGCATGAAATCGACCAGTTTGCGGAAAAGTTTATGAAGCAAAATGGCGCAACGCCGGAGCAAAAAGGCTATAACGGCTATCAATACGCGACCTGCGCTTCTACAAACGATATTATTTGCCACGGCTTTCCGAAGAAGGAAAAGCTCAAAGAAGGCGATATCGTGACCATCGACATGGTCGTCAACCTAAATGGCTGGCTAGCGGATTCCGCATGGTCTTATGCGGTTGGCGAAGTGACTGATGAAGCGAAGCATTTGCTGGCGGTGACGGAAAAATCGCTGTATCTCGGCATCGAGCAGGCGCTGATCGGCAAGCGGATTGGCGATGTGTCTCACGCGATTCAGTCGTATGCTGAGGCGGAAGGCTTCTCGGTCGTGCGTGATTTTATCGGCCATGGAATTGGGAAGGACATGCATGAAGACCCGCAAGTGCCTCACTATGGACCACCGGATAAAGGGCCAAGAATTAAAGAGGGCATGGTATTCACGATTGAGCCGATGCTGAATGCAGGCACGTATTTCAGCAAGCTGGATTCCGATGGATGGACGGCGCGGACACGCGACGGAAGACTGTCGGCCCAGTACGAGCATACGATTGCGATTACGAAGGATGGCCCGCTTATTTTGACCCAACAGTAGAACTTTACATGTATGTAACGTGAAGAGGGAGAAATCCCTCTTTTTTTTGCATGACAAAAATGGTTAATTCATCTAAAATAAATGGAATGATGGGAATGATCGTCCAAAAGCTCGACCTACATAACGTGATCATTACATGATTTTAGTCATTTAGGGGAGGGTATTCATTTGTTGAGATCGTCAGTCGTATGGAGAAATGCTCTATCTATTGCGGTTACTGTGGGCTTAGTGGCAATGCCCTTTACTGCAACAGCAACAGCGGCATCTGAGAACAGCGGCACAGTAAAGCTGCGTATTATGGAAACGACCGATTTGCATGTGAACATGGTGAACTATGATTATTTTGCAGACAAGCCGACCGATGAGTACGGCTTTGCCAAAACAGCGACGCTCATCAAGCAGGCGCGCGAAGCGGCGACGAACAGCTTGCTTTTTGACAATGGCGATCTGATTCAGGGCAACCCGCTTGGCGATTACACGGCGGTCATCAATCCATTGAAGCAGGGCGAGACGCATCCGGTGTACAAAGCGATGAATTTGCTCGATTACGATGCTGGGAATTTGGGCAACCACGAGTTCAACTATGGGCTGGATTTTCTGAATAAATCGCTGGCGGGGGCAGATTTTCCTTACGTCAATGCGAACATCTATGTGGATGACAAAGATAAAGACGAGTCAAACGATAAAAATCTGTTCACGCCTTATTTGATTTTGGACAAGGAAGTGAAGGATGAGAGCGGCGCTACGCATAAGCTCAAGGTAGGCGTAATCGGCTTCGTTCCGCCGCAGGTGATGCAGTGGGACAAGGCGAATCTCGAAGGCAAGGTCATTGCCAAGGATATTATCAAAACGGCGGAGAAATTTGTTCCCGAGATGAAAGCAAAGGGCGCCGACATTATTGTAGCGATTCCCCATTCCGGCTTTGAGGATATTCCGCAGGCTGAAAATATGGAAAACTCCGTGCTGTATCTCAGCAAGGTCAAGGATATTAACGCGATATTGTTCGGCCATGCCCACAAAGTATTCCCGGACAAGTCGTTCGAGGGCAAGCAGGGCGTTGATCTGGAAAAAGGAACGATTAACGGCGTGCCATCCGTTGAGCCTGGCTTCTGGGGCAATAATCTTGGCATTATTGACCTTGACCTGAAGCTCACAGATGGCAAATGGTTGGTTGTGGACTCCAAGGTGGAGGTTAAGCCGATCTTTGATGCGGTGAACAAGCAGCCGCTTGTAGAAGCGGATCAAGCGGTGCTGGACGCCGTAGAAGATGACCATGAGCATACGCTCGATTACATTCGCGGCCCGGTAGGCAAGACGACGGCGCCTATCAACAGCTGGTTCGCGCTCGTACAGGATGATCCATCGATCCAAATCGTAACGAATGCGCAAAAATGGTACGTAGAAAAGCAAATGCAAGGCACGGAATACGAGGGTATTCCGGTATTATCCGCAGGAGCGCCGTTCAAGGCAGGCGGACGCCAAGGCCCGAACTACTACACAGATATTGCTGCAGGCGATATTGCGATCAAAAACGTAGCCGACCTGTATCTGTACTCCAACACCGTTAACGCTGTATTAGTAACAGGCGCCGAGCTGAAGGAATGGCTGGAATGGTCCGCCGGACAATTCAACCAAATCGATACCAAGTCGACAGCGAAGCAGGAACTGGTCAATCTGGATTTCCCGACCTACAACTTCGATGTCATTGACGGCGTTACGTACCAAATTGATGTGACACAGCCAGCCAAATATGATGCTAAAGGCACGACCGTTAATGAAAAATCGAGCCGGATCATCAATCTGCAATTTGGCGGCAAAGCGATTGATCCGAAGCAGAAATTCATCGTAGCGTCGAATAACTACCGGGCATCG from the Paenibacillus sp. BIHB 4019 genome contains:
- a CDS encoding ATP-binding protein, coding for MSIRAKLVCLISVTVTVILLLNITIYYISSKDELQRNAEQQMRFIGNQIAVSIASAEQNSQLTEDALGERLRAVAIAIQNKLDPDIKNVRNSELVQLSKELGVDHITLWIKTKDDILSVRSTNPDELYMSPKTWNYWYTAFTQLFEKHNVTIPEGQKLEHFWAGPINFGTSDPEKVFKWGNYYDGTTNYMINPYIHAQTFLDSKKKYGADAIVAQILRDKNNILEVTGFDPAYFGKAPAVSIKNGTVVYNLDVRNIIFGQYYYKDSDNDHLNTQKAIEKNEVVTIESKLNGKQVIKSFIPVQGSKPYVISITFNNSALQQTLMRQVLIQGAISLGLILATVLCSYFISGFMVRSLNQIVSKVNEISNGNFGARISLKSNDEFGVLANRVNAMGQNLHTYMNRLTESAEELRQTKQYLESFVNHTSDAIHVSNLHGSVIQMNKAFEKMYGWTEEELLGQPLNNTPPELAMEGTFMLEFIQQGGSVADYDTMRYDKSGRLLDVSITVSSIRNEQEQIIAIATISRNITARKQTEEVLRRSEKLSVVGQLAAGVAHEVRNPLTTLRGFVQLMKKNGQLAPAYIDVMLSELDRINFIVSEFLVFAKPQASRFQRANIHEIMRGIIMLLDSEANISNVQFTTRFDTEIPEMKCEVNQLKQVFVNIIKNGIEAMPEGGELDIDLSYTPSTGIIIRITDHGFGITEDNLSRLGEPFFTTKEEGNGLGLMVCYQIIANHRGSMSFQSKKGIGTQVEIRLPVIQDVAPTG
- the map gene encoding type I methionyl aminopeptidase — its product is MIIIKTEAEINRMHEAGKILAECHRQIAKLIQPGITTHEIDQFAEKFMKQNGATPEQKGYNGYQYATCASTNDIICHGFPKKEKLKEGDIVTIDMVVNLNGWLADSAWSYAVGEVTDEAKHLLAVTEKSLYLGIEQALIGKRIGDVSHAIQSYAEAEGFSVVRDFIGHGIGKDMHEDPQVPHYGPPDKGPRIKEGMVFTIEPMLNAGTYFSKLDSDGWTARTRDGRLSAQYEHTIAITKDGPLILTQQ
- a CDS encoding bifunctional 2',3'-cyclic-nucleotide 2'-phosphodiesterase/3'-nucleotidase yields the protein MPFTATATAASENSGTVKLRIMETTDLHVNMVNYDYFADKPTDEYGFAKTATLIKQAREAATNSLLFDNGDLIQGNPLGDYTAVINPLKQGETHPVYKAMNLLDYDAGNLGNHEFNYGLDFLNKSLAGADFPYVNANIYVDDKDKDESNDKNLFTPYLILDKEVKDESGATHKLKVGVIGFVPPQVMQWDKANLEGKVIAKDIIKTAEKFVPEMKAKGADIIVAIPHSGFEDIPQAENMENSVLYLSKVKDINAILFGHAHKVFPDKSFEGKQGVDLEKGTINGVPSVEPGFWGNNLGIIDLDLKLTDGKWLVVDSKVEVKPIFDAVNKQPLVEADQAVLDAVEDDHEHTLDYIRGPVGKTTAPINSWFALVQDDPSIQIVTNAQKWYVEKQMQGTEYEGIPVLSAGAPFKAGGRQGPNYYTDIAAGDIAIKNVADLYLYSNTVNAVLVTGAELKEWLEWSAGQFNQIDTKSTAKQELVNLDFPTYNFDVIDGVTYQIDVTQPAKYDAKGTTVNEKSSRIINLQFGGKAIDPKQKFIVASNNYRASSSKFANPDGKRIVLASPDENRQVVIDYIRSNKTINPAADGNWSLAAIKADVNVSFKTSPAAKTLADSLDALSYVGQTDDGYAEFKINLSAGAPTTPTTPTTPTKPTEPGPTKPTTPTTPTKPAPTTPTKPATGTTQDTVYIVKSGDTLYRIALNHGTTWQKLAAYNKLANPNRLSIGQKILIPAAK